Proteins encoded together in one Zonotrichia leucophrys gambelii isolate GWCS_2022_RI chromosome 1, RI_Zleu_2.0, whole genome shotgun sequence window:
- the CLDN14 gene encoding claudin-14 isoform X1 produces the protein MASWALELLGFSLSLLGFIGTLIATILPHWWRSAHVGTNILTAVAYLKGLWMECVKHSTGVYQCQPHRSQLALPADLRAARAMMVISCLLAVLAAAVAVVGMRCTRCAEGSPAKASMAGSGGVGFVAAGLLCLVPVSWCTNEVVVDFYSPTLPTGMKYEIGQALYLGFVSSALSILGGALLSTTCELSLDHPPSSRPPSSRPPSSRPPSASKGDHAPSLTSASHSGYRLSDYV, from the exons ATGGCCAGCTGGgccttggagctgctgggcttctccctcagcctgctgggctTCATCGGGACGCTGATTGCCACCATCCTGCCGCACTGGTGGCGCTCGGCCCACGTGGGCACCAACATCCTGACGGCCGTGGCCTACCTGAAGGGGCTGTGGATGGAGTGCGTGAAGCACAGCACCGGCGTCTaccagtgccagccccaccGCTCGCAGCTGGCGCTGCCCGCCGACCTGCGCGCCGCCCGGGCCATGATGGTcatctcctgcctgctggcCGTGCTGGCGGCCGCCGTGGCCGTGGTGGGCATGAGGTGCACGCGCTGCGCCGAGGGCAGCCCCGCCAAGGCCTCCATGGCCGGCTCCGGCGGCGTCGGCTTCGTGGCGGCCGgcctgctctgcctggtgcCGGTGTCGTGGTGCACCAACGAGGTGGTGGTGGATTTCTACAGCCCCACGCTGCCCACTGGGATGAAGTACGAGATAGGGCAGGCTCTCTATCTGGGCTTTGTCTCCTCGGCCTTGAGCATCCTGGGTGGGGCCTTGCTGT CGACTACGTGTGAGCTCTCCCTGGACCATCCTCCATCCTCCAGGCCTCCATCCTCCAGGCCTCCATCCTCCAGGCCTCCCAGTGCCTCCAAGGGTGACCACGCTCCTTCCCTGACATCTGCGTCCCACAGTGGCTACAGACTGAGCGACTACGTGTGA
- the CLDN14 gene encoding claudin-14 isoform X2: MASWALELLGFSLSLLGFIGTLIATILPHWWRSAHVGTNILTAVAYLKGLWMECVKHSTGVYQCQPHRSQLALPADLRAARAMMVISCLLAVLAAAVAVVGMRCTRCAEGSPAKASMAGSGGVGFVAAGLLCLVPVSWCTNEVVVDFYSPTLPTGMKYEIGQALYLGFVSSALSILGGALLCTSWLGNEAIFQPRSAAPPSSRPPSASKGDHAPSLTSASHSGYRLSDYV; the protein is encoded by the coding sequence ATGGCCAGCTGGgccttggagctgctgggcttctccctcagcctgctgggctTCATCGGGACGCTGATTGCCACCATCCTGCCGCACTGGTGGCGCTCGGCCCACGTGGGCACCAACATCCTGACGGCCGTGGCCTACCTGAAGGGGCTGTGGATGGAGTGCGTGAAGCACAGCACCGGCGTCTaccagtgccagccccaccGCTCGCAGCTGGCGCTGCCCGCCGACCTGCGCGCCGCCCGGGCCATGATGGTcatctcctgcctgctggcCGTGCTGGCGGCCGCCGTGGCCGTGGTGGGCATGAGGTGCACGCGCTGCGCCGAGGGCAGCCCCGCCAAGGCCTCCATGGCCGGCTCCGGCGGCGTCGGCTTCGTGGCGGCCGgcctgctctgcctggtgcCGGTGTCGTGGTGCACCAACGAGGTGGTGGTGGATTTCTACAGCCCCACGCTGCCCACTGGGATGAAGTACGAGATAGGGCAGGCTCTCTATCTGGGCTTTGTCTCCTCGGCCTTGAGCATCCTGGGTGGGGCCTTGCTGTGCACGTCGTGGCTCGGGAATGAGGCGATTTTCCAGCCGCGTTCCGCGGCACCTCCATCCTCCAGGCCTCCCAGTGCTTCCAAGGGCGACCACGCTCCTTCCCTGACATCTGCGTCCCACAGTGGCTACAGACTGAGCGACTACGTGTGA